A genomic region of Pyrus communis chromosome 14, drPyrComm1.1, whole genome shotgun sequence contains the following coding sequences:
- the LOC137715638 gene encoding receptor-like protein kinase BRI1-like 3: MMGFFCFLLMLVFHFHLHLSLTSGARTLSSSGGGGGGGGGDVVELLYAFKESSVVSDPQGFLSDWKPDSSTPLCSWKGITCSSDGAVTSLNLSNAGLIGGLHLPHLAALPNLQQLHLQGNSFSGADLSVSNLTSCRLETVDLSSNNISQPLPVRSFLQGCGRLVFANLSRNSIPGGGLGFGASLLQLDISHNLVSNADWLTCNNLNLLNVSHNKLTGKLSGSFLSCKNVSTIDLSYNNFSGELPNSFIAKASASLKYLDLSRNNFSGNFSALDFGQCSSLTLLRLSHNALSGDQFPPSFESCQALETLDLSNNKLENEIPGVLLGNLKKLRQLFLGHNHFSGAIPAELGKGCGTLEELDISDNILSGELPSSFLSCTSLSFRCTTKGDVYSYGVILLELLSGKRPVDPSAFGDDNNLVGWAKLLQREKRWSEILDTKLLTQISGEAELYQYLRIAFECLDDRPFRRPTMIQVMAMFKELQVDSQNDVLDDFSLKETVVEEP; this comes from the exons ATGATGGGATTCTTTTGCTTTCTGTTGATGCTTGTTTTTCACTTCCACCTGCACCTAAGTTTGACCTCAGGCGCCAGAACTTTGTCTTCaagcggcggcggcggcggcggcggcggtggtgATGTGGTGGAGCTGTTGTATGCATTCAAAGAATCCTCTGTTGTATCTGATCCCCAGGGCTTCTTATCTGATTGGAAACCTGATTCCTCCACTCCTCTCTGCTCATGGAAAGGCATCACCTGCTCCTCTGACGGCGCAGTCACCTCCCTCAACCTCTCCAACGCCGGTCTCATTGGCGGCCTCCACCTTCCGCATCTCGCGGCCCTGCCGAACCTCCAGCAACTCCACCTGCAGGGCAATTCATTCTCTGGTGCTGATCTCTCTGTGTCCAATTTAACATCATGCAGGCTTGAAACTGTTGACTTGTCCTCCAACAACATCTCCCAACCGCTTCCAGTCCGATCGTTTCTTCAGGGCTGCGGCCGCCTTGTTTTCGCTAACTTGTCGCGAAATTCAATCCCCGGAGGCGGTCTAGGGTTTGGTGCTTCTCTGCTTCAGCTTGACATCTCTCACAATCTGGTTTCGAATGCGGATTGGTTGACTTGCAACAATCTGAACCtgctcaatgtttcacacaacaAGCTCACAGGAAAGCTGAGCGGTTCTTTCTTGTCTTGCAAGAATGTATCAACCATTGACCTTTCGTACAACAATTTTTCCGGGGAATTGCCAAACAGCTTCATTGCAAAGGCTTCAGCTTCTCTCAAGTATTTGGATCTCTCACGCAACAATTTTTCGGGGAATTTCTCCGCCCTTGATTTCGGGCAGTGCAGCAGCCTCACTTTGCTTAGGCTATCACATAATGCACTCTCTGGGGATCAGTTTCCTCCGAGTTTCGAAAGCTGTCAGGCTCTAGAGACGCTAGACCTGTCGAATAATAAGCTCGAGAATGAAATTCCGGGTGTTTTGTTGGGTAATCTGAAGAAATTGAGACAACTATTTCTTGGTCATAATCATTTTTCTGGTGCAATTCCAGCCGAACTAGGAAAAGGTTGTGGGACTCTTGAGGAACTCGATATCTCTGATAACATTCTCTCTGGAGAGTTGCCCTCGAGTTTTTTGTCCTGCACTTCACTG AGTTTTCGATGCACAACAAAAGGGGATGTCTACAGCTATGGCGTTATTCTGCTAGAGCTTCTCTCTGGGAAAAGGCCTGTAGACCCATCAGCGTTTGGTGATGACAACAATCTGGTTGGATGGGCAAAGCTGCTTCAGAGGGAGAAGAGATGGAGTGAGATACTGGACACCAAGTTGTTGACACAAATATCCGGTGAGGCTGAACTATACCAGTATCTGCGGATTGCCTTTGAGTGTCTTGATGACAGGCCATTCCGTAGGCCAACCATGATTCAGGTTATGGCTATGTTTAAAGAGCTTCAGGTTGATTCACAGAATGACGTCCTTGATGACTTTTCGCTGAAAGAGACTGTTGTCGAAGAACCATAA